A single genomic interval of Malania oleifera isolate guangnan ecotype guangnan chromosome 13, ASM2987363v1, whole genome shotgun sequence harbors:
- the LOC131146506 gene encoding protein NRT1/ PTR FAMILY 2.11-like, which yields MEKQDAAAAAAVDEPKKIDYKGVKAMPFIIGNETFEKLGALGTLSNLLVYLTTVFNMKSITAATLINVFNGTTNFATLIGALLCDTYFGRYKTLGFASISSFMGLLAIALTSAISKLHPPHCAAQEIAACRGPTTGQMVFLLSGFGLLIVGAGGIRPCNLAFGADQFNPETESGKRGINSFFNWYYFTFTFAQMVSLTAIVYVQSDVSWAVGLSIPALLMLISCALFFLGSRIYVKVKPEGSPLANVAGVIILAIKKRGLKQPEQPWLSLHNYIPPNSLNSKLPYTDQFRFLDKAAIVTPEDEIDPDGIAALPWKLCSMQQVEEVKCVMRVIPIWAAAIIYYVAIVQQQTFAVFQALQSNRHLGNSKFRIPAASYTVFIMLSLTIWIPIYDRILVPFLRRLTGKEGGITILQRMGIGLFLSTLTMIVSALVEERRRSLALTRPSLGIEPRRGAISSMSGLWLVPQLTLAGLAEAFTSVGQVEFYYKQFPENMRSIGGSLFFCGMAASSYLSGFLVSMVHRATKGASTGNWLPEDLNRGRLDYFYFIIAAMGVLNLGYFVACARWYRYKGTTSVTAKINGETEQPGKPNV from the exons ATGGAGAAGCAggatgctgctgctgctgctgcagtTGATGAGCCTAAAAAGATTGATTACAAAGGAGTTAAAGCCATGCCTTTCATCATAG GAAACGAGACATTTGAAAAGCTGGGAGCCCTTGGGACCTTATCGAACCTCTTGGTCTACCTCACCACAGTCTTCAACATGAAGAGCATTACAGCTGCCACCCTCATCAATGTCTTCAACGGCACTACCAATTTTGCCACCTTGATTGGAGCTCTCCTGTGTGACACATACTTTGGTCGCTATAAGACCCTGGGATTTGCTTCCATATCCTCTTTTATG gGGCTGCTAGCAATAGCACTAACATCTGCAATATCCAAGCTGCATCCTCCCCATTGCGCAGCACAAGAGATCGCTGCCTGCAGAGGACCAACAACGGGGCAAATGGTTTTTCTGCTCAGCGGGTTTGGCCTGCTGATCGTTGGCGCTGGGGGGATCCGTCCCTGCAACTTGGCCTTCGGAGCGGACCAGTTCAATCCGGAAACCGAATCCGGGAAGAGAGGAATCAACAGCTTCTTCAATTGGTACTACTTCACCTTCACTTTTGCGCAGATGGTGTCCTTGACAGCAATTGTTTATGTGCAATCTGATGTGAGCTGGGCAGTGGGGCTATCCATTCCTGCACTTCTGATGCTCATCTCATGTGCACTGTTCTTCCTGGGTTCCAGAATCTACGTGAAGGTGAAACCAGAGGGCAGTCCCCTGGCAAATGTGGCAGGGGTCATAATTCTTGCAATTAAGAAGAGGGGATTGAAGCAACCAGAGCAACCATGGCTTTCCCTTCACAACTACATTCCTCCCAATTCCCTCAATTCCAAGCTTCCTTACACTGATCAATTCAG ATTTCTGGACAAAGCTGCAATCGTAACCCCTGAAGACGAAATTGATCCCGATGGAATCGCTGCCCTTCCATGGAAACTCTGCAGTATGCAGCAGGTGGAAGAAGTAAAATGCGTGATGAGAGTAATCCCCATATGGGCTGCAGCCATTATATATTATGTTGCCATAGTCCAACAGCAAACATTCGCAGTGTTCCAAGCCCTTCAATCCAACAGGCACCTAGGCAACAGCAAGTTCAGGATCCCGGCCGCATCCTACACGGTCTTCATCATGCTCAGCCTCACCATCTGGATCCCAATCTACGATCGAATCCTCGTACCGTTCCTCCGGCGACTCACGGGAAAAGAAGGTGGCATCACCATCCTTCAGAGAATGGGCATTGGCTTATTTTTGTCCACCCTCACCATGATTGTCTCGGCCTTGGTGGAAGAGCGGCGGCGAAGTCTGGCTCTCACTAGGCCATCACTAGGAATTGAGCCCAGAAGAGGTGCCATTTCGTCCATGTCGGGGTTGTGGTTGGTTCCTCAGCTGACACTGGCTGGACTGGCAGAGGCATTCACCTCGGTCGGCCAAGTCGAGTTCTACTACAAGCAGTTCCCTGAGAACATGAGAAGCATTGGAGGGTCACTGTTTTTCTGTGGCATGGCAGCTTCAAGTTACTTGAGCGGCTTCTTGGTGTCGATGGTTCACCGGGCAACGAAGGGGGCTTCGACCGGAAACTGGCTGCCGGAAGATCTCAACAGGGGGAGATTGGATTACTTCTATTTCATCATAGCTGCAATGGGAGTGTTGAACTTGGGCTACTTCGTAGCGTGTGCGAGGTGGTACAGGTACAAAGGGACTACCAGCGTTACTGCTAAAATTAATGGTGAAACTGAGCAACCTGGAAAGCCTAATGTTTGA